AAATAGCCGAAACTCTTTGTTAGGTCAACACCTTCAACTCGTTTTTTATATTCAAGAAATGCGTTTTCACAACAATCTAGATAAGAAAGCAATGATAAGTCAGAATCTCCAGCATCTCCATCTGCTGTAGGTCGACATGTATCCATCACTTCATAACCATAATAACCATTTGCACCAACATCTATCTGAAAAACATATGGTTTATCACTTACCAGTACTGCTACAGATCCAGAACCGTTACTGGGTTCTGCAAAAGACCAATCCTGCGTGAGTGCATCACCTCCTTCTTCAACCATAAAGCGAGAAACATCCGCAGCAATCACCAAAGCTTTAGCTCCTGGGGAAGCCTGAGACAAAATAAAATTGATTGCCATTTGTAAACCAGCCACACCCGAATAACAAGCGTTTTTTATTTCAAACAAACGACAATTACGATTTAAACCCAAATGATGATGAAAATATGTGCTCAACGATTTACCAAAATCAAAAGCCGATTCTGTACAGGAAATGACAAGTTCAATACGATCTTTTTCTTCCGGACTCAGAGCGTCAACAATTGGTTTAGCCGCATTTACTCCAAAGGTAATAGGATCTTCATATGGCAAGGCTACGGTTTTCTCATTCATCAGAAGATTTTTAAATCGAGTTGTATCCAACTTACGATGTTCAGCAAGTTTTTCCACATTTAAGTAAGCAGTTCCTGCGAAAACATTCATTGCTTCAATTCCAACTATACTCATAGTATTTTTCCTTATGTTAGATTATTAGAAAGATGTTTTTATTTTAAAATTGTTAATGCTATTCCTTATTTTATGATTTTGGAAAATATTTTTCGGCTTAA
The sequence above is a segment of the Bacteroidales bacterium genome. Coding sequences within it:
- a CDS encoding hydroxymethylglutaryl-CoA synthase family protein, whose amino-acid sequence is MSIVGIEAMNVFAGTAYLNVEKLAEHRKLDTTRFKNLLMNEKTVALPYEDPITFGVNAAKPIVDALSPEEKDRIELVISCTESAFDFGKSLSTYFHHHLGLNRNCRLFEIKNACYSGVAGLQMAINFILSQASPGAKALVIAADVSRFMVEEGGDALTQDWSFAEPSNGSGSVAVLVSDKPYVFQIDVGANGYYGYEVMDTCRPTADGDAGDSDLSLLSYLDCCENAFLEYKKRVEGVDLTKSFGYLAFHTPFGGMVKGAHRNLMRKIVRAKPEEIEEDFQRRVTPSLIYCQRVANIMGATAMLSLASTIDHGNFETPQRIGCFSYGSGCCSEFFSGVARKEGQERLRALKIKDHLDKRYELSMKEYDNLLVGSNAVKFGTRNVILDTSFIPQARKAQGKEILFLKEIKEFHRVYEWI